The DNA region TCTGCACGCTCGTCATCATAACACGCACACTCTGCACGCTCGTCATCATAACACGCACACTCTGCACGCTCGTCATCATAACACGCACACTCTGCACGCTCGTCATCATAACACGCACACTCTGCACGCTCGTCATCATAACACGCACACTCTGCACGCTCGTCATCATAACACGCACACTCTGCACGCTCGTCATCATAACACGCACACTCTGCACGCTCGTCATCATAACACGCACACTCTGCACGCTCGTCATCATAACACGCACGCTCGTCATCATAACACGCACACTCTGCACGCTCGTCATCATAACACGCACACTCTGCACGCTAGTCATCATAACACGCACACTCTGCACGCTCGTCATCATAACACGCACACTCGTCGTCATAACACGCACACTCTGCACGCTCGTCGTCATAACACGCACGCTCTGCACGCTCGTCGTCATAACACGCACGCTCTGCACGCTCGTCATCATAACAGGCACACTCTGCACGCTCGTCATCATAACACGCACACTCTGCACGCTCGTCATCATAACACGCACGCTCTGCACGCTCGTCATCATAACAGGCACACTGCACGCTCGTCATCATAACAGGCACACTCTGCACGCTCGTCATCATAACAGGCACACTCTGCACACTCGTCATCATAACAGGCACGCTCTGTCTGCACGCCCGTCATCATAACACGCACACTCTGCACGCTCGTCATCATAACACGCACGCTCTGCACGCTCGTCATCATAACACGCACTCACTTTACATAGTATTCACTCTACAGTCAAGTCACATCTAATGTTAAATGTTCACTCTTTTTTTACTTTGAAAGGTTCTAGCAATGTCCAATAATCAGAACTCTAACCTGATCTCATGTTGATTTGATCTTGTTTTGTCTTTAGTCTCAGTCCCAGCTACATCGACCTGACTGAGTGCCCCTACATGTGGCCCTACTGCTCCCAGCCCATCTACTACGGTGGCATGCCCACCATCGTCAACGTCACCATCCTCAATGGCATGGGTGTGACTGGCAGGATTTTGGACAAGGTACTTTTATATTGAAGGCTTTGTGTCTCATGTCAAAACATGAATATACATTTATCTGATGCTGTTTCTTATGCTGTTTCTTTGTTGTGCCCTCCAGCCCATCTGGCAGCCTTACCTACCGCAGAATGGTGACCACATTGATGTGGCAGTCTCCTATTCGCCAGTCCTCTGGCCCTGGGCTGGATATCTGGCCGTCTCCATCTCTGTCGCCAAGAAAGCTGCATCATGGGAAGGGATTGCCCAGGGTCATGTGATGGTAACCGTGGCCTCGCCTGCTGGGAATAATGTGAGTAACAACAAGGATCTGTTTCACATAGTTACCTTTCACTGTTTTTATGGGATTTCTGTAATATCACACTGACATCCTCTTATGTAGATTTGTAACCAGAGAGCATCATACAGTTTAAAAAAAAGCTATATTTGGATACTACTGTTAGAGTTAACATGTGTCCTGGGTCAAAGGTCAATGTTCTGACCCTCATTATTTTCTAATTCCTCAGTCTGAGGTGGGTGGGGAGATGACCTCTACGGTTAAACTGCCAGTCAAGGTGAAAATAGTCCCCACTCCTCCTCGTAGTAAGAGGGTTCTGTGGGACCAGTACCACAACCTGCGCTATCCACCTGGCTACTTCCCTCGCGATAACTTGCGCATGAAGAATGACCCATTGGACTGGTGAGTTCTTCGGACAACTATTTACCTCAGTATCATTTTAGTTTTAAGAAAGAAGATTAGGCTATTTCAGGTGTACTGGCTGTTTGGGGTAAGTTGCCGTCTGTAGTGCAACTCTTAAAACGTGCCATAAGAGCAATTGGTGTCTTGATGTTGTTTTTTTCTGAATCGTTTGTAGGAATGGAGATCACATTCACACCAACTTCAGGGACATGTACCAGCACCTGAGGAGTATGGGTTAttttgtggaggtcctgggtgcACCCATCACCTGCTTTGATGCTAGTCAATATGGTGAGAGTATTTTTGCTCTTTGTCAGTTGATTCTAATCTAAAAACAAGTTAAAGTGGGATATGGGAGAGCAGCACATGAATAAATGGCTTCTCTGTCATTGCCTACAGCAATAATTCTAGTGCCTCTGCATGCATAGCTTATTGTTTTTCTCTGTCTGGTCTCGGCTGACATCTCCTGTGTGTTTAGGGACATTCATGATGGTGGACAGTGAAGAGGAGTACTTTCCTGAGGAGATAACCAAGCTGCGGCGAGACATTGATAAGGGACTGTCTCTCATTGTCTTCAGTGACTGGTACAACACCTCTGTCATGAGGAAAGTCAAGTTCTATGATGAAAACACCAGGTAGGTATTTCAACCCCACTGTGTAGCTCCTATTATATCCCCCTCCTGATCTAAATTCGTCATTCAAACATCAATGGACCGATGGGGCATCATGCCTTGTGACTATAGGGGGAGGCGGCAGGCTTGAGATTAGAGAAGTGGACCAGCAATCTGAGGGTTGCCAGTTCAAATCTCACTGGGATTCGGCCACCCACTGTCGATGTTCCCTTGTGCAAGGAACTTACCCCCTAAACTTCTCATTGGCTGCTGCCCTCTGCTCCTGCCTCTGCAACCTAATGTGTGTTAGTGATGcgtgggttgactcataacctgcagtccctgtagttatagtatttcaaccacatcaaATATTCCCCTCAGGCAATGGTGGATGCCAGACACAGGGGGCGCCAATGTGCCAGCTCTGAATGACCTGATCTCTGTATGGGGGATGGCCTTCAGTGATGGGCTCTATGAGGGAGACTTCACCATGGCAGACCATGACAGTAAGAACACACTCTGACACTCTTACACACCCTCATTCACTTGCTGTGTCACTCATTTTGAAATACATTGTGTAAATCTAGAAATGAATCAGATTAGATGGATTACTTCATGATATGTTATTTAGTGTAATGTTTAAACTCTTCTCTCTCAGTGTATTATGCATCAGGGTGCAGTATTGCAAAGTTTCCAGAGGATGGGATTGTGATTGCCAAGACCCTAAAGGATCAAGGtatataacacacactcactgccaCAACACACCTGGCAGCTGTTACCATGAGGATGTTGCTGAATattcccccacccctcccctctcaggGTTGGAGGTCTTGAAGCAGGAGACTGCGGTTGTGGAGGGTGTTCCCATACTGGGAATGTACCAAACACCATCTGAAGGGGGAGGTCGGATAGCCCTTTATGGAGACTCAAACTGTATAGATGACAGTCACAGGCAGAAAGGTAGAGAATCCACCTGCTGTTTCCCTTGTTCTCTATAAAACTGTTTCTGAAATAAAGGTTTGAACTCCTCTTCTGTGATCAGTTCGTGTCTGATTTTGACCATTGATGTGTGTTCCCCCCATAGACTGCTTCTGGCTGCTGGATGCTCTTCTGCAGTATACCTCCTACAGCATGACTCCTCCCAGCCTCATCCACTCCAACAGCAGGGTGACTCCTCCCACTGGCACCGACCGTCCCTTGCCAGAGAGACTGGAGGGTAAGGCTAACACTAGAGcttcagtcattgtaaataagaatttgttcttaactgacttgcctagttaagtaaaattAAAACTAAATTGCTATGATGGCTAATACAGTACCTTTATTCCTCTCTTCCACAGGTAATCACCTATATCGCTACTCAAAGGTATTAGAAGCTCATTTGGGAGACCCAAAGCCCCGCCCACTCCCTGCCTGCCCTCACCTGTCATGGTCCAAGCCACAGCCACTCAATGAGACTGCACCCAGGTGTGTGCCAAATCACCTGTCAAAGTCCCTAACTCCTGTAGTGTTAATTTCCTTCTCCCGACTTTCCTCTCATTCTCTATCAAACAGATGGAGAGATTATGTTGGATAATGCCACTCTTTCTTAACTGGTAATCTCCTCAATAATGTTTAACCATGTATTTGTACTCTCCCTGGTTCTATTTGTTATCAGTAACCTATGGAAGCACCAGAAGCTGCTATCTATTGACATGGACAAAGTGGTGCTGCCTAACGTCAGAAACTATAGACCCCAGGTCCGGCCTTTGTCCCCTGGGGAGAGTGGAGCCTGGGATATCCCTGGAGGTAAGAATATATACCAATCAGAATGATCACTGACTCCAAATCACCTTACTGACCCAGTTTGTTTAAAGGGGAAGTGCAGTTAAAAAGGTGATTTTTCTCGttttttaatacttttttttcaCACTGAGGTCGAAGTAATACttagaaattgtgaaaatgattatgccctttttgtgtaagagctgtttgaagaAGATGCATGGAATTTCAGCCTGCTCAGGTGGGATGGATCATGACATCTGATTATTCTGACCAATGACCAGTAGtcttttatttgcatatgtatccTTCTACTTTGGAGGGGTAGGCAGTctaccagtggttcccaaccttttttggttactgtaccaccaacggAATTTTGCGCTGCCCGGAGTACTCCTGAAGTACCCAATCATTGCAGTTATTTTCAAGAAATAAACTGTGATTTATTAGACATAGTgatgatttttttaaataaaatgaaaaactGCACAGGGGCTAAAATATGCGCACAAACAGTTCAAATGTCTGAGGTCTGTTTCTTCAGTCTTGTCACTGTTAATAATAGTTGACAATCGTCATGTACCGCGTGATGCCTCTGTGTGACTGACACCCCTGTTTTCTCCCCAGGTATAATGCCAGGCCGCTACAACCAGGAAGTGGGCCAGACCATCCCCATGTTTGCCTTCCTGGGAGCCATGGTTGTGTTGTCCTTCTTTGTGGTGCAGCTCACCAAATCCAAGAACAAGCCCAAACGACGGAAACCAAGAGTCAAACGTCCAACGTACctccagcagcaacagcagcaacaactGGCACCAACAGGCAAAAACCCTACAGTGTGAGGCTGCCTTCCCAACCACCACAGACTATTGGGCCACAGCACACAAGGCCCAGAACTCTGGAAGACTAGCCTCCACTGAGGTGTTGACTGCATGTGTGCTTCTGCCTTTCAGTTGGGGCTGGTAGATGGCTGATTTAATGAGCAGTGTTTGTCTGACTTTGAAATATGCAGCCCAATATGCAGCCCACAAAACAGACAAGGATGTTTCCCACAGGACCTCACCTCTTTCGCCTCTACTTTTCACAAGAGCTTTTCATTCCACTGACCAAATGGAGTTTGAATGAAACGTGTCTGTCCACTTTTTGTATTTATTGAATCTGTGCGTCATCCCCTGATTGGTTTCATCTTCCTCAAGGTCTTTTAAAGTCAGATTAGATGAACTGGATTGAAAACAAATTCTGATGTTTTGAAATACTTATTTGGATCTTGCTTTTTTCTCTTTCTGTTCAGGTGATTATGGGTTGCTTAATTTGTTAATtctttgtttttatattttatataatgAGCCCTGGTGAGGCATTCTGTTGAAGTCCAACTGTCATTGAAGTAGCTTTGGCAAACTTTTTCAAATATATCATCAATTAAAAAGCGTTAGCCTTGGGTCCCTTGTTTATTGTTGCATTGTGTGCCATTCAAAAAACACACAGCTTTCTCCATACTCTTCTAATGTAATTCATCTGTTTAAAGTATATTGTGGAAAGTCACGGCATGCAAGACGATATGTCTAAATCTAGCAGGCGTTGTCAGGCTTTCAACCGTGTTCTAATGTCGAGATGACCCACACCATCTGTTGTCTATCTACTGCCTTCACCCCAAATGAATgggaaagataggcagcatctgAAATGATAATTCGATGGTGTATATCCTTCGCATTCATTTGGGATTGAGCCGTGTAGCTGGGTGACTAGGATCTAATGTAGCATACAACAGATGGCTATCAGGGACCAGGCTTCACACTTGGGGTGAACTATTACACATTTGTGGCAACTGAAGATTTATTTGGGATGCTGTTGTTGATGGAACTGTTCTACAGCTAAAACACAGGATTAATGGCCTTGTCATGATCTAGCATGAGCTGTTCAGAAACTAACCTGATCAAATAGAGGTATTCTAAAGTGGAATATTCTTGATCAATGATCATATCAAATATTTTACCTTAAAGTAAGTCATGGTCAAACACTATTCAAAGGATAACTCAAGTTGGGGTCATTGTTAGATATGAAAAGAGTGAATTCACCTGTTCTGACTTTCAACAGTGCTGCATTTTGATGAGTGTTTCTCATATCAGAATTTCAGTGAATGATCTTAGCAGTTTAATGGTATGGTAGTAATGCCATACTAGAGTTCCCACTATAGCCTCCCTCAAATTCCATTAGTTGTCTGAGGATCAGTCTCCTTGTCGACCATTTTGTCACCTCATTGGTTGTGAAGTGGACTAATTCCATAAAAGGTGAGAGCCGAGCGGTCCTGCTAAAGACCCAGCCTGATCCACTTTTTAATGGGGGTGAACAGCCAGTGAAAATGTCACTGATCCTTCTGATGACAGCCCACAATGTATGCTAATTGCCTGGAGAACATGGGAACTGACACTGTAACCAGTTATCTGTGGTTAAATGGATTTTACAAATATTTTCTTAAACGAGGTCACATGCCCTCTTTTCCCTTGGAAAGTTCCCAGCAGCCAGGAAAAGGAGCCAACGATTTCTCCTCCTGACATTGCCGAATGTGACAGTCAGCAAACCTGTACCTACAGGCTTCACCACCACCACAGACATGGCTACCCACACCCACCCTAGTGATGTATgttggggagagtggggtaagttgagccatctcttgtttctaggaaactatACAAACTGAATGTGACCTAATATTTAGGAAACCATCGCATGAAGTCTGAatgaaaccacatggaaaaagtggtaagcaagttagggCCAAAGATCGGATTTTCACAAAGTCAAATGAATTTGGGTaataggtttcatgatgcttgtctatttttatttaaccttaatttaactaggcaagtcagttaagaacaaaatcttattttacaataatggcctatcccggccaaaccctcccctaaccttttatttatgtatttaatttcacctttatttaaccaggtcggccagttgagaacaagttctcatttacaattgcgacctggccaagataaagcaaagcagttcgacacacagcgacacagttacacatggagtaaaacaaacatacagtcaataatacagtataaacaagtctatatacgatgtgagcaaatgaggtgagataagggaggaaaaggcaaaaaaaggccatggtggcaaagtaaatacaatatagcaagtaaaacactggaatggtagatttgcagtggaagaatgtgcaaagtagaaataaaaataatgaggtgcaaaggagctaaataaaataaatagagtagggaaagaggtagttgtttgggctaaattataggtgggctatgtacagatgctgtaatctgtgagctgctctgacagctggtgatt from Oncorhynchus mykiss isolate Arlee chromosome 1, USDA_OmykA_1.1, whole genome shotgun sequence includes:
- the mbtps1 gene encoding membrane-bound transcription factor site-1 protease, with amino-acid sequence MGGEQKITAWTMTLVRICFSLLVALLCGRLPLVGTEGGDGTASTSTSSPNPDGNHSSNCSSLTVKLEFSTKVVEHEYIVAFNGYFTAKARSHFINSALKSSEALDWRIVPRKNPASDFPSDFEVVQIRQASHSSLLTLEDHPYIKRVTPQRKVFRTLNYTPDLPDPGATCNNDTRWTQKWQSWQSSRPLRRTSLSLAFGFWHATGRHSSRRLLRAIPRHVAQILQADVLWQMGYTGSGVKVAVFDTGLSEKHPHFKNVKERTNWTNEKTLDDGLGHGTFVAGVIASMRECQGFAPDSELHIFRVFTNNQVSYTSWFLDAFNYAILKKIDVLNLSIGGPDFMDHPFVDKVWELTANRVIMVSAIGNDGPLYGTLNNPADQMDVIGVGGIDFEDNIARFSSRGMTTWELPGGYGRVKPDIVTYGSGVRGSGMKEGCRSLSGTSVASPVVAGAVTLLVSTVLNRELVNPASMKQALIASARRLPGVNMFEQGHGKLDLIRAYQILNSYKPQASLSPSYIDLTECPYMWPYCSQPIYYGGMPTIVNVTILNGMGVTGRILDKPIWQPYLPQNGDHIDVAVSYSPVLWPWAGYLAVSISVAKKAASWEGIAQGHVMVTVASPAGNNSEVGGEMTSTVKLPVKVKIVPTPPRSKRVLWDQYHNLRYPPGYFPRDNLRMKNDPLDWNGDHIHTNFRDMYQHLRSMGYFVEVLGAPITCFDASQYGTFMMVDSEEEYFPEEITKLRRDIDKGLSLIVFSDWYNTSVMRKVKFYDENTRQWWMPDTGGANVPALNDLISVWGMAFSDGLYEGDFTMADHDMYYASGCSIAKFPEDGIVIAKTLKDQGLEVLKQETAVVEGVPILGMYQTPSEGGGRIALYGDSNCIDDSHRQKDCFWLLDALLQYTSYSMTPPSLIHSNSRVTPPTGTDRPLPERLEGNHLYRYSKVLEAHLGDPKPRPLPACPHLSWSKPQPLNETAPSNLWKHQKLLSIDMDKVVLPNVRNYRPQVRPLSPGESGAWDIPGGIMPGRYNQEVGQTIPMFAFLGAMVVLSFFVVQLTKSKNKPKRRKPRVKRPTYLQQQQQQQLAPTGKNPTV